One segment of Zonotrichia albicollis isolate bZonAlb1 chromosome 4, bZonAlb1.hap1, whole genome shotgun sequence DNA contains the following:
- the MGAT4C gene encoding LOW QUALITY PROTEIN: alpha-1,3-mannosyl-glycoprotein 4-beta-N-acetylglucosaminyltransferase C (The sequence of the model RefSeq protein was modified relative to this genomic sequence to represent the inferred CDS: inserted 2 bases in 1 codon), with protein sequence MARFRYAVENHRRTVSHLDLQMVTVLYAVLHXRHNLKYFDKMRCLRKRSAVSFLGILVVCLLFMNLYIEDSYVLEGDKQLIRETATHQLNPERYVHSFKDLSNFSGSINISYRYLAGTPLPRKRYLTIGLSSVKRRKGNYLLETIKSIFEQSSYEELKEIAVVVQLADFDSAWCEGMVQDISQKFAHHIIAGRLIVIHVPEDYYPVLDGLKRNYNDPEDRVKFRSKQNVDYAFLLNFCANLSDYYVMLEDDVRCSKNFLTAVKKVITSREGSYWVTLEFSKLGYIGKLYHSHDLPRLAHFLLMFYQEMPCDWLLIHFRGLLAQKEVIRFKPSLFQHMGYYSSYKGAENKLKDDDFEEESFDIPDNPPANLHTNMNVFENYEASKAYSSIDEYFWGKAPSTGDFYGIVFEKPIKISKIKVVTGTEDRQNDILHHGALEVGEKIVGSKKGRQCTTYLRLGEFKNGNFEITDVEHKVLFDINCMRILVTKSQKEWLIIRSISVWTSQTPNQ encoded by the exons GTGACAGTACTGTATGCAGTTCTTCA GAGACACaacttgaaatattttgataaaaTGAGATGCTTGCGGAAACGATCAGCAGTGTCGTTCTTAGGAATCCTTGTTGTTTGCTTGCTCTTCATGAACTTGTACATTGAGGATAGTTATGTTTTG GAAGGGGACAAGCAATTAATCAGAGAGACAGCCACGCACCAGCTCAACCCAGAGCGTTATGTTCACAGTTTTAAAGATTTGTCTAATTTCTCAGGATCTATAAACATTTCCTATCGCTACCTAGCTGGCACACCTTTGCCAAGGAAAA GGTATCTTACAATTGGACTATCCTCTGTAAAACGGAGAAAGGGAAACTACTTGCTTGAGACCATCAAGTCCATATTTGAGCAGTCAAGCTATGAGGAACTCAAAGAAATTGCAGTGGTAGTACAGCTGGCAGATTTTGACTCAGCCTGGTGTGAAGGGATGGTCCAGGATATTTCACAGAAATTTGCACATCACATAATTGCGGGCAGATTAATAGTTATTCACGTCCCTGAGGATTACTATCCTGTACTGGATGGCCTTAAGAGAAATTACAATGACCCCGAGGACCGTGTGAAATTCCGATCAAAACAAAATGTAGATTATGCTTTCCTTCTAAACTTTTGTGCTAATCTTTCTGACTATTATGTGATGCTGGAAGATGATGTTCGCTGCTCAAAGAATTTTTTGACTGCTGTTAAGAAAGTAATTACCTCACGAGAAGGATCCTACTGGGTGACGTTGGAATTCTCCAAGCTGGGGTACATTGGAAAGCTTTACCATTCCCATGACCTACCACGCCTGGCCCATTTTCTATTGATGTTTTACCAAGAAATGCCTTGCGATTGGTTGCTCATCCACTTTCGTGGGCTGTTAGCTCAAAAGGAAGTGATACGTTTTAAGCCATCTCTCTTCCAGCACATGGGATACTACTCATCTTACAAAGGAGCTGAAAATAAGTTAAAGGATGATGATTTTGAAGAGGAGTCCTTTGACATCCCTGACAACCCACCTGCAAACTTGCACACCAATATGAATGTATTTGAAAACTATGAGGCAAGCAAGGCTTACAGCAGCATTGATGAGTACTTCTGGGGCAAGGCTCCTTCGACTGGAGACTTCTATGGGATTGTATTTGAAAAGCCCATTAAAATCAGTAAAATTAAAGTTGTCACTGGAACTGAAGATCGGCAAAATGACATTTTACATCACGGGGCCCTGGAAGTAGGTGAAAAGATTGTAGGCAGTAAAAAAGGAAGACAATGTACGACTTACTTAAGACTAGGGGAGttcaaaaatgggaattttgaaaTAACAGATGTAGAGCACAAAGTTCTGTTTGATATTAACTGCATGAGAATACTTGTTACTAAAAGTCAAAAAGAATGGCTGATCATTAGGAGCATTAGCGTTTGGACTTCTCAAACACCAAATCAATAG